A single Drosophila ananassae strain 14024-0371.13 chromosome 3L, ASM1763931v2, whole genome shotgun sequence DNA region contains:
- the LOC6494313 gene encoding putative uncharacterized protein DDB_G0271606 isoform X14 has product MANVVNMNSLLNGKDSRWLQLEVCREFQRNKCSRQDTECKFAHPPANVEVQNGKVTACYDSIKATQLLDMDAFKGRCNRDKPPCKYFHPPQHLKDQLLINGRNHLALKNAMMQQLGIAPGQPVISSQVPAVATNPYLTGIPANSYSPYYATGHLVPTLLTPDHTAVASQLGPVVPQTVQVAQQKIPRSDRLEMDVKTVGSIYYENFQFSGMVPFKRPAAEKSGIPVYQPGATAYQQLMQPYVPVSCEYPQQQQQQLQQQPVQPQQQQQQLHQQQQQSVLLQQQLQLSNAITTTTTTATASNNIINNINNNNTINAVIATTNIITSSTTTTTTTASSPSASLATTTASNATTAPTNPSDNLDDLDKETDTDNNDHTDRDNTASSAAAGGGGGDGNENDNADQANQDSDEPNQNPNPNQNSTSPNDCNTTQTTTPTKDDTATSDTAPAAAAAAPASPPNGTQSPTSPSATTSVAESLLPLPNGLGDNNNYLSYINNNLNNGLKPIHPDEVNGESENSTSNSGAPTAAPATPRSYAKQNGYYSANGHSTGILPTPTSSAAPVSYQTQVQAQTNLQRINYAVPAYSYGNMYPAYGGVTSSMVSLSSSTPSYAQAQMQQQQQQQQQQQQAQAQVQAQAQAQAQAQAQVQAAYAQQAYAAYAAAAGLAPQAATAAGYYPDPATLAKEVAHKNYALKVASAAGKPVASSAASAAAAYTGMTLNKSYIAAAAGAAAPQPVQAPQPQPMSMAALIQMQAQAQAQAQAQAQAQAQAQAQLRQLGSLPSSGLSTPVPGTPVRSAAAGAGAPASQYAPAALLRAPSPMQYAAAPNYFYPGMIPTAAYAMPPNQAAAAQQYAAAAAAAAAAAAAQGGSQGSAMVLNPYKKMKTS; this is encoded by the exons GGCCGCTGTAATCGTGATAAACCGCCGTGCAAATATTTTCATCCACCACAGCATCTGAAGGATCAATTATTGATAAATGGACGCAATCACTTGGCCCTCAAGAATGCAATGATGCAACAGTTGGGCATCGCGCCCGGCCAGCCGGTTATATCGAGCCAAGTGCCAGCCGTG GCCACAAATCCCTATCTGACTGGCATTCCGGCCAACTCGTACAGTCCCTACTACGCAACGGGACACCTGGTGCCCACCTTGCTGACTCCGGATCATACGGCCGTGGCCTCGCAGTTGGGACCCGTCGTCCCACAGACAGTGCAGGTGGCCCAGCAGAAAATACCACGTTCCGACAGATTAGAG atGGATGTTAAAACGGTTGGTTCCATTTACTATGAAAACTTC CAATTCTCTGGCATGGTGCCGTTCAAACGTCCAGCTGCCGAAAAGTCTGGCATTCCAGTTTATCAGCCCGGTGCGACCGCCTATCAGCAGTTAATGCAGCCATATGTGCCAGTCTCATGTGAGTAtccccaacaacaacaacaacaactacaacaacaaccagtacaaccacaacaacaacaacaacaactacatcaacaacaacaacaatctgtattactacaacaacaactacaattAAGTAACGccataacaacaacaactacaacagcaacagccagtaataatataattaataatattaataataataataccaTAAACGCTGTAATTGCTACTACCAATATAATAAcatcatcaacaacaacaacaacgacaacagcATCATCCCCATCAGCATCATTAGCAACCACAACAGCAAGCAACGCCACCACAGCCCCCACTAACCCAAGCGACAATCTCGATGATCTCGATAAAGAAACCGATACCGATAACAACGATCACACTGATCGCGACAATACCGcctcttctgctgctgctggtggtggtggcggcgaTGGCAATGAGAATGATAATGCGGATCAAGCTAATCAAGACAGTGACGAACCGAATCAGAATCCTAATCCCAATCAAAATTCAACTTCCCCCAACGATTGTAATACAACACAAACAACGACACCCACAAAAGACGACACAGCAACATCAGACACtgccccagcagcagcagcagcagcacctgcCTCGCCCCCTAATGGCACCCAATCGCCAACCTCGCCAAGTGCAACCACTTCGGTGGCTGAAAGCCTCCTGCCCCTGCCGAATGGCCTGGGCGATAACAACAACTATCTGTCCTACATCAACAATAATCTTAACAATGGCCTGAAACCCATCCATCCGGACGAAGTCAATGGCGAGTCCGAGAATAGCACTAGCAACAGTGGCGCCCCCACGGCAGCACCTGCCACCCCCCGCAGCTATGCCAAGCAAAATGGCTACTATTCGGCCAATGGCCACAGCACTGGCATCCTGCCAACGCCCACCAGTTCGGCGGCCCCGGTCTCATACCAGACCCAGGTCCAGGCTCAGACCAATCTGCAGCGCATCAACTACGCCGTGCCGGCCTATAGCTACGGCAACATGTATCCTGCCTACGGCGGAGTAACCTCCTCCATGGTCAGCTTGTCCAGCTCCACGCCCTCCTATGCCCAGGCAcagatgcagcagcagcaacaacaacagcagcagcaacagcaagccCAGGCCCAGGTCCAGGCCCAAGCTCAGGCCCAGGCTCAGGCTCAAGCTCAGGTCCAAGCGGCCTATGCTCAGCAGGCCTACGCCGCTTATGCCGCAGCTGCTGGCCTGGCACCACAagctgccactgccgccgGCTACTACCCCGATCCTGCCACTCTGGCAAAGGAGGTGGCCCACAAGAACTATGCGCTCAAAGTGGCCAGTGCCGCCGGCAAGCCTGTGGCTTCTTCAGCGGCctcggctgctgctgcctacACAGGCATGACCCTAAACAAGAGCTACATTGCTgctgcagcaggagcagctgccCCACAGCCCGTTCAGGcaccccagccccagcccatGTCCATGGCTGCCCTGATTCAAATGCAGGCTCAGGCACAGGCCCAAGCCCAAGCTCAGGCCCAGGCTCAGGCTCAAGCCCAGGCCCAGCTACGTCAGTTGGGTTCGCTTCCCAGCTCCGGGCTGTCCACTCCAGTGCCTGGAACACCAGTTCGCTCCGCAGCCGCCGGAGCCGGAGCTCCAGCCAGCCAATATGCACCTGCCGCCCTGCTGCGCGCCCCCTCACCCATGCAGTACGCTGCTGCTCCCAACTACTTCTATCCCGGCATGATCCCCACTGCCGCCTATGCCATGCCACCAAATCAAGCTGCAGCGGCACAGCAGTACGCAgcggcagctgctgctgcagccgcGGCCGCAGCCGCCCAGGGGGGTTCGCAGGGCAGCGCCATGGTTCTGAATCCCTACAAGAAAATGAAGACCTCCTAA
- the LOC6494313 gene encoding polyglutamine-repeat protein pqn-41 isoform X8 has translation MANVVNMNSLLNGKDSRWLQLEVCREFQRNKCSRQDTECKFAHPPANVEVQNGKVTACYDSIKATQLLDMDAFKGRCNRDKPPCKYFHPPQHLKDQLLINGRNHLALKNAMMQQLGIAPGQPVISSQVPAVATNPYLTGIPANSYSPYYATGHLVPTLLTPDHTAVASQLGPVVPQTVQVAQQKIPRSDRLEVCREFLRGACKRAESECRFAHPQDSVARHDDGSITVCMDAVKGRCARDPCRYFHPPLHLQAQLKAAQTRATAVAAAAATSPVTAHHHQQQQQLQQQLNNNINNSNAAAGAAITSTTTTATNNAAAAAAAAAAAAAAVMGHHHTHTLEVGKKRAADTTDMFPLMDVKTVGSIYYENFQFSGMVPFKRPAAEKSGIPVYQPGATAYQQLMQPYVPVSSSSPSASLATTTASNATTAPTNPSDNLDDLDKETDTDNNDHTDRDNTASSAAAGGGGGDGNENDNADQANQDSDEPNQNPNPNQNSTSPNDCNTTQTTTPTKDDTATSDTAPAAAAAAPASPPNGTQSPTSPSATTSVAESLLPLPNGLGDNNNYLSYINNNLNNGLKPIHPDEVNGESENSTSNSGAPTAAPATPRSYAKQNGYYSANGHSTGILPTPTSSAAPVSYQTQVQAQTNLQRINYAVPAYSYGNMYPAYGGVTSSMVSLSSSTPSYAQAQMQQQQQQQQQQQQAQAQVQAQAQAQAQAQAQVQAAYAQQAYAAYAAAAGLAPQAATAAGYYPDPATLAKEVAHKNYALKVASAAGKPVASSAASAAAAYTGMTLNKSYIAAAAGAAAPQPVQAPQPQPMSMAALIQMQAQAQAQAQAQAQAQAQAQAQLRQLGSLPSSGLSTPVPGTPVRSAAAGAGAPASQYAPAALLRAPSPMQYAAAPNYFYPGMIPTAAYAMPPNQAAAAQQYAAAAAAAAAAAAAQGGSQGSAMVLNPYKKMKTS, from the exons GGCCGCTGTAATCGTGATAAACCGCCGTGCAAATATTTTCATCCACCACAGCATCTGAAGGATCAATTATTGATAAATGGACGCAATCACTTGGCCCTCAAGAATGCAATGATGCAACAGTTGGGCATCGCGCCCGGCCAGCCGGTTATATCGAGCCAAGTGCCAGCCGTG GCCACAAATCCCTATCTGACTGGCATTCCGGCCAACTCGTACAGTCCCTACTACGCAACGGGACACCTGGTGCCCACCTTGCTGACTCCGGATCATACGGCCGTGGCCTCGCAGTTGGGACCCGTCGTCCCACAGACAGTGCAGGTGGCCCAGCAGAAAATACCACGTTCCGACAGATTAGAG GTGTGCCGCGAATTCCTGCGTGGCGCCTGCAAACGGGCGGAATCCGAATGCCGGTTCGCGCATCCGCAGGATAGCGTCGCCAGGCACGACGACGGCTCGATAACGGTTTGCATGGACGCCGTGAAGGGCAGGTGCGCACGCGACCCCTGCCGCTACTTCCATCCCCCCCTGCACCTACAGGCACAATTAAAAGCGGCCCAAACACGCGCCACCGCTGTcgctgctgcagctgcg ACCTCACCCGTTACGGCGCACCatcaccagcaacaacaacaattgcaaCAACAGCtgaacaacaacatcaacaacagtaACGCCGCAGCAGGTGCAGCAATCACatcgacaacaacaacagccacaAACAacgccgctgccgccgctgctgccgccgccgccgctgccgccgccgtcATGGGCCACcatcacactcacacactggAAGTGGGCAAGAAGCGGGCGGCGGACACTACTGATATGTTTCCACtg atGGATGTTAAAACGGTTGGTTCCATTTACTATGAAAACTTC CAATTCTCTGGCATGGTGCCGTTCAAACGTCCAGCTGCCGAAAAGTCTGGCATTCCAGTTTATCAGCCCGGTGCGACCGCCTATCAGCAGTTAATGCAGCCATATGTGCCAGTCTCAT cATCATCCCCATCAGCATCATTAGCAACCACAACAGCAAGCAACGCCACCACAGCCCCCACTAACCCAAGCGACAATCTCGATGATCTCGATAAAGAAACCGATACCGATAACAACGATCACACTGATCGCGACAATACCGcctcttctgctgctgctggtggtggtggcggcgaTGGCAATGAGAATGATAATGCGGATCAAGCTAATCAAGACAGTGACGAACCGAATCAGAATCCTAATCCCAATCAAAATTCAACTTCCCCCAACGATTGTAATACAACACAAACAACGACACCCACAAAAGACGACACAGCAACATCAGACACtgccccagcagcagcagcagcagcacctgcCTCGCCCCCTAATGGCACCCAATCGCCAACCTCGCCAAGTGCAACCACTTCGGTGGCTGAAAGCCTCCTGCCCCTGCCGAATGGCCTGGGCGATAACAACAACTATCTGTCCTACATCAACAATAATCTTAACAATGGCCTGAAACCCATCCATCCGGACGAAGTCAATGGCGAGTCCGAGAATAGCACTAGCAACAGTGGCGCCCCCACGGCAGCACCTGCCACCCCCCGCAGCTATGCCAAGCAAAATGGCTACTATTCGGCCAATGGCCACAGCACTGGCATCCTGCCAACGCCCACCAGTTCGGCGGCCCCGGTCTCATACCAGACCCAGGTCCAGGCTCAGACCAATCTGCAGCGCATCAACTACGCCGTGCCGGCCTATAGCTACGGCAACATGTATCCTGCCTACGGCGGAGTAACCTCCTCCATGGTCAGCTTGTCCAGCTCCACGCCCTCCTATGCCCAGGCAcagatgcagcagcagcaacaacaacagcagcagcaacagcaagccCAGGCCCAGGTCCAGGCCCAAGCTCAGGCCCAGGCTCAGGCTCAAGCTCAGGTCCAAGCGGCCTATGCTCAGCAGGCCTACGCCGCTTATGCCGCAGCTGCTGGCCTGGCACCACAagctgccactgccgccgGCTACTACCCCGATCCTGCCACTCTGGCAAAGGAGGTGGCCCACAAGAACTATGCGCTCAAAGTGGCCAGTGCCGCCGGCAAGCCTGTGGCTTCTTCAGCGGCctcggctgctgctgcctacACAGGCATGACCCTAAACAAGAGCTACATTGCTgctgcagcaggagcagctgccCCACAGCCCGTTCAGGcaccccagccccagcccatGTCCATGGCTGCCCTGATTCAAATGCAGGCTCAGGCACAGGCCCAAGCCCAAGCTCAGGCCCAGGCTCAGGCTCAAGCCCAGGCCCAGCTACGTCAGTTGGGTTCGCTTCCCAGCTCCGGGCTGTCCACTCCAGTGCCTGGAACACCAGTTCGCTCCGCAGCCGCCGGAGCCGGAGCTCCAGCCAGCCAATATGCACCTGCCGCCCTGCTGCGCGCCCCCTCACCCATGCAGTACGCTGCTGCTCCCAACTACTTCTATCCCGGCATGATCCCCACTGCCGCCTATGCCATGCCACCAAATCAAGCTGCAGCGGCACAGCAGTACGCAgcggcagctgctgctgcagccgcGGCCGCAGCCGCCCAGGGGGGTTCGCAGGGCAGCGCCATGGTTCTGAATCCCTACAAGAAAATGAAGACCTCCTAA
- the LOC6494313 gene encoding AF4/FMR2 family member lilli isoform X4, with product MANVVNMNSLLNGKDSRWLQLEVCREFQRNKCSRQDTECKFAHPPANVEVQNGKVTACYDSIKATQLLDMDAFKGRCNRDKPPCKYFHPPQHLKDQLLINGRNHLALKNAMMQQLGIAPGQPVISSQVPAVATNPYLTGIPANSYSPYYATGHLVPTLLTPDHTAVASQLGPVVPQTVQVAQQKIPRSDRLEVCREFLRGACKRAESECRFAHPQDSVARHDDGSITVCMDAVKGRCARDPCRYFHPPLHLQAQLKAAQTRATAVAAAAATSPVTAHHHQQQQQLQQQLNNNINNSNAAAGAAITSTTTTATNNAAAAAAAAAAAAAAVMGHHHTHTLEVGKKRAADTTDMFPLQFSGMVPFKRPAAEKSGIPVYQPGATAYQQLMQPYVPVSCEYPQQQQQQLQQQPVQPQQQQQQLHQQQQQSVLLQQQLQLSNAITTTTTTATASNNIINNINNNNTINAVIATTNIITSSTTTTTTTASSPSASLATTTASNATTAPTNPSDNLDDLDKETDTDNNDHTDRDNTASSAAAGGGGGDGNENDNADQANQDSDEPNQNPNPNQNSTSPNDCNTTQTTTPTKDDTATSDTAPAAAAAAPASPPNGTQSPTSPSATTSVAESLLPLPNGLGDNNNYLSYINNNLNNGLKPIHPDEVNGESENSTSNSGAPTAAPATPRSYAKQNGYYSANGHSTGILPTPTSSAAPVSYQTQVQAQTNLQRINYAVPAYSYGNMYPAYGGVTSSMVSLSSSTPSYAQAQMQQQQQQQQQQQQAQAQVQAQAQAQAQAQAQVQAAYAQQAYAAYAAAAGLAPQAATAAGYYPDPATLAKEVAHKNYALKVASAAGKPVASSAASAAAAYTGMTLNKSYIAAAAGAAAPQPVQAPQPQPMSMAALIQMQAQAQAQAQAQAQAQAQAQAQLRQLGSLPSSGLSTPVPGTPVRSAAAGAGAPASQYAPAALLRAPSPMQYAAAPNYFYPGMIPTAAYAMPPNQAAAAQQYAAAAAAAAAAAAAQGGSQGSAMVLNPYKKMKTS from the exons GGCCGCTGTAATCGTGATAAACCGCCGTGCAAATATTTTCATCCACCACAGCATCTGAAGGATCAATTATTGATAAATGGACGCAATCACTTGGCCCTCAAGAATGCAATGATGCAACAGTTGGGCATCGCGCCCGGCCAGCCGGTTATATCGAGCCAAGTGCCAGCCGTG GCCACAAATCCCTATCTGACTGGCATTCCGGCCAACTCGTACAGTCCCTACTACGCAACGGGACACCTGGTGCCCACCTTGCTGACTCCGGATCATACGGCCGTGGCCTCGCAGTTGGGACCCGTCGTCCCACAGACAGTGCAGGTGGCCCAGCAGAAAATACCACGTTCCGACAGATTAGAG GTGTGCCGCGAATTCCTGCGTGGCGCCTGCAAACGGGCGGAATCCGAATGCCGGTTCGCGCATCCGCAGGATAGCGTCGCCAGGCACGACGACGGCTCGATAACGGTTTGCATGGACGCCGTGAAGGGCAGGTGCGCACGCGACCCCTGCCGCTACTTCCATCCCCCCCTGCACCTACAGGCACAATTAAAAGCGGCCCAAACACGCGCCACCGCTGTcgctgctgcagctgcg ACCTCACCCGTTACGGCGCACCatcaccagcaacaacaacaattgcaaCAACAGCtgaacaacaacatcaacaacagtaACGCCGCAGCAGGTGCAGCAATCACatcgacaacaacaacagccacaAACAacgccgctgccgccgctgctgccgccgccgccgctgccgccgccgtcATGGGCCACcatcacactcacacactggAAGTGGGCAAGAAGCGGGCGGCGGACACTACTGATATGTTTCCACtg CAATTCTCTGGCATGGTGCCGTTCAAACGTCCAGCTGCCGAAAAGTCTGGCATTCCAGTTTATCAGCCCGGTGCGACCGCCTATCAGCAGTTAATGCAGCCATATGTGCCAGTCTCATGTGAGTAtccccaacaacaacaacaacaactacaacaacaaccagtacaaccacaacaacaacaacaacaactacatcaacaacaacaacaatctgtattactacaacaacaactacaattAAGTAACGccataacaacaacaactacaacagcaacagccagtaataatataattaataatattaataataataataccaTAAACGCTGTAATTGCTACTACCAATATAATAAcatcatcaacaacaacaacaacgacaacagcATCATCCCCATCAGCATCATTAGCAACCACAACAGCAAGCAACGCCACCACAGCCCCCACTAACCCAAGCGACAATCTCGATGATCTCGATAAAGAAACCGATACCGATAACAACGATCACACTGATCGCGACAATACCGcctcttctgctgctgctggtggtggtggcggcgaTGGCAATGAGAATGATAATGCGGATCAAGCTAATCAAGACAGTGACGAACCGAATCAGAATCCTAATCCCAATCAAAATTCAACTTCCCCCAACGATTGTAATACAACACAAACAACGACACCCACAAAAGACGACACAGCAACATCAGACACtgccccagcagcagcagcagcagcacctgcCTCGCCCCCTAATGGCACCCAATCGCCAACCTCGCCAAGTGCAACCACTTCGGTGGCTGAAAGCCTCCTGCCCCTGCCGAATGGCCTGGGCGATAACAACAACTATCTGTCCTACATCAACAATAATCTTAACAATGGCCTGAAACCCATCCATCCGGACGAAGTCAATGGCGAGTCCGAGAATAGCACTAGCAACAGTGGCGCCCCCACGGCAGCACCTGCCACCCCCCGCAGCTATGCCAAGCAAAATGGCTACTATTCGGCCAATGGCCACAGCACTGGCATCCTGCCAACGCCCACCAGTTCGGCGGCCCCGGTCTCATACCAGACCCAGGTCCAGGCTCAGACCAATCTGCAGCGCATCAACTACGCCGTGCCGGCCTATAGCTACGGCAACATGTATCCTGCCTACGGCGGAGTAACCTCCTCCATGGTCAGCTTGTCCAGCTCCACGCCCTCCTATGCCCAGGCAcagatgcagcagcagcaacaacaacagcagcagcaacagcaagccCAGGCCCAGGTCCAGGCCCAAGCTCAGGCCCAGGCTCAGGCTCAAGCTCAGGTCCAAGCGGCCTATGCTCAGCAGGCCTACGCCGCTTATGCCGCAGCTGCTGGCCTGGCACCACAagctgccactgccgccgGCTACTACCCCGATCCTGCCACTCTGGCAAAGGAGGTGGCCCACAAGAACTATGCGCTCAAAGTGGCCAGTGCCGCCGGCAAGCCTGTGGCTTCTTCAGCGGCctcggctgctgctgcctacACAGGCATGACCCTAAACAAGAGCTACATTGCTgctgcagcaggagcagctgccCCACAGCCCGTTCAGGcaccccagccccagcccatGTCCATGGCTGCCCTGATTCAAATGCAGGCTCAGGCACAGGCCCAAGCCCAAGCTCAGGCCCAGGCTCAGGCTCAAGCCCAGGCCCAGCTACGTCAGTTGGGTTCGCTTCCCAGCTCCGGGCTGTCCACTCCAGTGCCTGGAACACCAGTTCGCTCCGCAGCCGCCGGAGCCGGAGCTCCAGCCAGCCAATATGCACCTGCCGCCCTGCTGCGCGCCCCCTCACCCATGCAGTACGCTGCTGCTCCCAACTACTTCTATCCCGGCATGATCCCCACTGCCGCCTATGCCATGCCACCAAATCAAGCTGCAGCGGCACAGCAGTACGCAgcggcagctgctgctgcagccgcGGCCGCAGCCGCCCAGGGGGGTTCGCAGGGCAGCGCCATGGTTCTGAATCCCTACAAGAAAATGAAGACCTCCTAA
- the LOC6494313 gene encoding AF4/FMR2 family member lilli isoform X2 → MANVVNMNSLLNGKDSRWLQLEVCREFQRNKCSRQDTECKFAHPPANVEVQNGKVTACYDSIKATQLLDMDAFKGRCNRDKPPCKYFHPPQHLKDQLLINGRNHLALKNAMMQQLGIAPGQPVISSQVPAVATNPYLTGIPANSYSPYYATGHLVPTLLTPDHTAVASQLGPVVPQTVQVAQQKIPRSDRLEVCREFLRGACKRAESECRFAHPQDSVARHDDGSITVCMDAVKGRCARDPCRYFHPPLHLQAQLKAAQTRATAVAAAAATSPVTAHHHQQQQQLQQQLNNNINNSNAAAGAAITSTTTTATNNAAAAAAAAAAAAAAVMGHHHTHTLEVGKKRAADTTDMFPLMDVKTQFSGMVPFKRPAAEKSGIPVYQPGATAYQQLMQPYVPVSCEYPQQQQQQLQQQPVQPQQQQQQLHQQQQQSVLLQQQLQLSNAITTTTTTATASNNIINNINNNNTINAVIATTNIITSSTTTTTTTASSPSASLATTTASNATTAPTNPSDNLDDLDKETDTDNNDHTDRDNTASSAAAGGGGGDGNENDNADQANQDSDEPNQNPNPNQNSTSPNDCNTTQTTTPTKDDTATSDTAPAAAAAAPASPPNGTQSPTSPSATTSVAESLLPLPNGLGDNNNYLSYINNNLNNGLKPIHPDEVNGESENSTSNSGAPTAAPATPRSYAKQNGYYSANGHSTGILPTPTSSAAPVSYQTQVQAQTNLQRINYAVPAYSYGNMYPAYGGVTSSMVSLSSSTPSYAQAQMQQQQQQQQQQQQAQAQVQAQAQAQAQAQAQVQAAYAQQAYAAYAAAAGLAPQAATAAGYYPDPATLAKEVAHKNYALKVASAAGKPVASSAASAAAAYTGMTLNKSYIAAAAGAAAPQPVQAPQPQPMSMAALIQMQAQAQAQAQAQAQAQAQAQAQLRQLGSLPSSGLSTPVPGTPVRSAAAGAGAPASQYAPAALLRAPSPMQYAAAPNYFYPGMIPTAAYAMPPNQAAAAQQYAAAAAAAAAAAAAQGGSQGSAMVLNPYKKMKTS, encoded by the exons GGCCGCTGTAATCGTGATAAACCGCCGTGCAAATATTTTCATCCACCACAGCATCTGAAGGATCAATTATTGATAAATGGACGCAATCACTTGGCCCTCAAGAATGCAATGATGCAACAGTTGGGCATCGCGCCCGGCCAGCCGGTTATATCGAGCCAAGTGCCAGCCGTG GCCACAAATCCCTATCTGACTGGCATTCCGGCCAACTCGTACAGTCCCTACTACGCAACGGGACACCTGGTGCCCACCTTGCTGACTCCGGATCATACGGCCGTGGCCTCGCAGTTGGGACCCGTCGTCCCACAGACAGTGCAGGTGGCCCAGCAGAAAATACCACGTTCCGACAGATTAGAG GTGTGCCGCGAATTCCTGCGTGGCGCCTGCAAACGGGCGGAATCCGAATGCCGGTTCGCGCATCCGCAGGATAGCGTCGCCAGGCACGACGACGGCTCGATAACGGTTTGCATGGACGCCGTGAAGGGCAGGTGCGCACGCGACCCCTGCCGCTACTTCCATCCCCCCCTGCACCTACAGGCACAATTAAAAGCGGCCCAAACACGCGCCACCGCTGTcgctgctgcagctgcg ACCTCACCCGTTACGGCGCACCatcaccagcaacaacaacaattgcaaCAACAGCtgaacaacaacatcaacaacagtaACGCCGCAGCAGGTGCAGCAATCACatcgacaacaacaacagccacaAACAacgccgctgccgccgctgctgccgccgccgccgctgccgccgccgtcATGGGCCACcatcacactcacacactggAAGTGGGCAAGAAGCGGGCGGCGGACACTACTGATATGTTTCCACtg atGGATGTTAAAACG CAATTCTCTGGCATGGTGCCGTTCAAACGTCCAGCTGCCGAAAAGTCTGGCATTCCAGTTTATCAGCCCGGTGCGACCGCCTATCAGCAGTTAATGCAGCCATATGTGCCAGTCTCATGTGAGTAtccccaacaacaacaacaacaactacaacaacaaccagtacaaccacaacaacaacaacaacaactacatcaacaacaacaacaatctgtattactacaacaacaactacaattAAGTAACGccataacaacaacaactacaacagcaacagccagtaataatataattaataatattaataataataataccaTAAACGCTGTAATTGCTACTACCAATATAATAAcatcatcaacaacaacaacaacgacaacagcATCATCCCCATCAGCATCATTAGCAACCACAACAGCAAGCAACGCCACCACAGCCCCCACTAACCCAAGCGACAATCTCGATGATCTCGATAAAGAAACCGATACCGATAACAACGATCACACTGATCGCGACAATACCGcctcttctgctgctgctggtggtggtggcggcgaTGGCAATGAGAATGATAATGCGGATCAAGCTAATCAAGACAGTGACGAACCGAATCAGAATCCTAATCCCAATCAAAATTCAACTTCCCCCAACGATTGTAATACAACACAAACAACGACACCCACAAAAGACGACACAGCAACATCAGACACtgccccagcagcagcagcagcagcacctgcCTCGCCCCCTAATGGCACCCAATCGCCAACCTCGCCAAGTGCAACCACTTCGGTGGCTGAAAGCCTCCTGCCCCTGCCGAATGGCCTGGGCGATAACAACAACTATCTGTCCTACATCAACAATAATCTTAACAATGGCCTGAAACCCATCCATCCGGACGAAGTCAATGGCGAGTCCGAGAATAGCACTAGCAACAGTGGCGCCCCCACGGCAGCACCTGCCACCCCCCGCAGCTATGCCAAGCAAAATGGCTACTATTCGGCCAATGGCCACAGCACTGGCATCCTGCCAACGCCCACCAGTTCGGCGGCCCCGGTCTCATACCAGACCCAGGTCCAGGCTCAGACCAATCTGCAGCGCATCAACTACGCCGTGCCGGCCTATAGCTACGGCAACATGTATCCTGCCTACGGCGGAGTAACCTCCTCCATGGTCAGCTTGTCCAGCTCCACGCCCTCCTATGCCCAGGCAcagatgcagcagcagcaacaacaacagcagcagcaacagcaagccCAGGCCCAGGTCCAGGCCCAAGCTCAGGCCCAGGCTCAGGCTCAAGCTCAGGTCCAAGCGGCCTATGCTCAGCAGGCCTACGCCGCTTATGCCGCAGCTGCTGGCCTGGCACCACAagctgccactgccgccgGCTACTACCCCGATCCTGCCACTCTGGCAAAGGAGGTGGCCCACAAGAACTATGCGCTCAAAGTGGCCAGTGCCGCCGGCAAGCCTGTGGCTTCTTCAGCGGCctcggctgctgctgcctacACAGGCATGACCCTAAACAAGAGCTACATTGCTgctgcagcaggagcagctgccCCACAGCCCGTTCAGGcaccccagccccagcccatGTCCATGGCTGCCCTGATTCAAATGCAGGCTCAGGCACAGGCCCAAGCCCAAGCTCAGGCCCAGGCTCAGGCTCAAGCCCAGGCCCAGCTACGTCAGTTGGGTTCGCTTCCCAGCTCCGGGCTGTCCACTCCAGTGCCTGGAACACCAGTTCGCTCCGCAGCCGCCGGAGCCGGAGCTCCAGCCAGCCAATATGCACCTGCCGCCCTGCTGCGCGCCCCCTCACCCATGCAGTACGCTGCTGCTCCCAACTACTTCTATCCCGGCATGATCCCCACTGCCGCCTATGCCATGCCACCAAATCAAGCTGCAGCGGCACAGCAGTACGCAgcggcagctgctgctgcagccgcGGCCGCAGCCGCCCAGGGGGGTTCGCAGGGCAGCGCCATGGTTCTGAATCCCTACAAGAAAATGAAGACCTCCTAA